From Streptomyces asiaticus, one genomic window encodes:
- a CDS encoding TetR/AcrR family transcriptional regulator, which produces MPRITAERREAKRAEIVAAARRCFSRDGFHQSSMPDIAAEAGVSAGAPYRYFTSKEEIVLAIAGDAFRLIFEPVERLADSTDAPGVAELVAAALDTISGETVRDAAGHTVAVDELLRCVVQVWSEVLRNDEVRGPAAEGFERVRASIAEALRRGRAAGAVPAAVDPDRGARVVMGLLHGFLLQRVAFGLTDTAGLADDLRAGLLL; this is translated from the coding sequence ATGCCGCGCATCACAGCCGAGCGCCGCGAGGCCAAGCGCGCCGAGATCGTCGCGGCGGCCCGCCGCTGCTTCTCCCGCGACGGGTTCCACCAGAGCTCGATGCCGGACATCGCCGCGGAGGCAGGCGTCTCGGCCGGCGCGCCCTACCGCTACTTCACGAGCAAGGAGGAGATCGTCCTCGCTATCGCGGGCGACGCGTTCCGGCTGATCTTCGAACCGGTTGAGCGGCTGGCCGACAGCACCGACGCCCCGGGCGTCGCGGAACTGGTTGCCGCCGCGCTCGACACGATCAGCGGCGAGACGGTGCGGGACGCGGCGGGGCACACGGTCGCAGTCGACGAGCTGCTGCGCTGCGTCGTGCAGGTGTGGTCGGAGGTGCTGCGCAATGACGAGGTGCGTGGCCCGGCCGCGGAGGGCTTCGAGAGGGTCCGGGCCAGCATCGCCGAAGCGCTGCGCCGCGGCCGGGCGGCGGGCGCGGTGCCCGCCGCCGTGGACCCGGACCGCGGGGCCCGCGTGGTGATGGGGCTGCTGCACGGATTCCTGCTCCAGCGCGTGGCCTTCGGCCTCACGGACACGGCCGGCCTCGCGGACGACCTGCGTGCCGGGCTGCTCTTGTGA
- a CDS encoding 4,5-dihydroxyphthalate decarboxylase yields MGTDSLSIGVYAYEHTEALFDGRVAVDGVDAVFETAPLVSDIFRRAVEGHYDLAEFGLTYFLRTFDLDDVPFLALPILPNRNFRHSAIFVNTASGIEKPQDLVGRTVGEFTLYGHDAGIWPKGILADEYGVTPDQCRWVIGGTNHPVPACDWIPQPVPDGVDVRHAEDGQTLGAMLESGEIDALISIDVPRAVLDGSPKVARLFPDYEAVERDYYRRTGIFPPMHIVAIRRDLAQRRGLARAVYDAFTEAKELAERKYLVGAAKQHMGVITPWFSALFEENRRLLGDDWWPYGIGANRKAIDTFLRYHHEQGLSKHRLTCEDIFVPELLDT; encoded by the coding sequence ATGGGCACGGATTCGCTGAGCATCGGCGTATACGCCTACGAGCACACCGAGGCACTGTTCGACGGCCGGGTCGCGGTCGACGGGGTGGACGCGGTGTTCGAGACGGCACCCCTCGTATCGGACATCTTCCGTCGCGCCGTTGAGGGCCACTACGACCTCGCCGAGTTCGGTCTCACCTACTTCCTGCGCACCTTCGACCTCGACGACGTGCCGTTCCTGGCGCTGCCGATCCTGCCCAACCGCAACTTCCGCCACTCGGCGATCTTCGTGAACACCGCCAGTGGGATCGAGAAGCCGCAGGACCTCGTCGGCAGGACGGTCGGCGAGTTCACGCTCTACGGCCACGACGCCGGGATCTGGCCCAAGGGCATCCTGGCTGACGAGTACGGCGTGACCCCCGACCAGTGCCGCTGGGTCATCGGCGGCACCAACCACCCCGTCCCCGCCTGCGACTGGATCCCGCAGCCCGTCCCGGACGGCGTCGACGTGCGCCACGCGGAGGACGGCCAGACCCTGGGTGCCATGCTCGAATCCGGCGAGATCGACGCACTGATCTCCATCGACGTGCCGCGGGCGGTGCTGGACGGCTCGCCGAAGGTCGCCCGCCTGTTCCCCGACTACGAGGCCGTCGAGCGCGACTACTACCGCCGCACCGGGATCTTCCCCCCGATGCACATCGTCGCGATCCGCAGGGACCTGGCACAGCGGCGGGGCCTCGCACGGGCCGTCTACGACGCCTTCACGGAAGCCAAGGAGCTCGCCGAGCGGAAGTACCTCGTCGGCGCCGCGAAGCAGCACATGGGCGTCATCACGCCCTGGTTCAGTGCGCTGTTCGAGGAGAACCGCCGGCTGCTCGGCGACGACTGGTGGCCCTACGGGATCGGCGCGAACCGCAAGGCCATCGACACGTTCCTGCGCTACCACCATGAGCAGGGCCTGTCCAAGCACCGGCTGACGTGCGAGGACATCTTCGTGCCGGAACTCCTCGACACCTGA
- a CDS encoding endo-beta-N-acetylglucosaminidase H, whose product MFTLVRSRLRTAAFALSAVAALAFAGTAGTAASATTGAAAAPAPAKQGPTSVAYVEVNNNSMRNVGKYTLANGGGNVFDVAVIFAANINYDTGTKAAYLHFNENVQRVLDNAATEIRPLQQKGIKVVLSVLGNHQGAGFANFPSQQAASAFAKTLSDTVAKYGLDGIDFDDEYAEYGNNGTGQPNDSSFVHLVTALRANMPNKIISLYNIGPAASRLSYGGVDISSKFDYAWNPYYGTWQVPRVALPKSKLSPAAVEIGRTSQSTAAGLARRTVSEGYGVYLTYNLDGANRSADVSAFTRELYGSDAVYTP is encoded by the coding sequence ATGTTCACTCTGGTGCGGAGCAGATTACGGACGGCCGCGTTCGCGCTCTCGGCGGTCGCGGCCCTCGCCTTCGCGGGGACCGCCGGGACCGCCGCGAGCGCCACGACCGGCGCGGCAGCGGCCCCCGCTCCCGCGAAACAGGGGCCGACCTCGGTGGCGTACGTCGAGGTGAACAACAACAGCATGCGGAACGTCGGCAAGTACACCCTCGCCAACGGCGGCGGCAACGTCTTCGACGTCGCCGTGATCTTCGCGGCGAACATCAACTACGACACGGGTACGAAGGCGGCGTATCTGCACTTCAACGAGAACGTGCAGCGCGTCCTCGACAACGCCGCCACGGAGATACGGCCGTTGCAGCAGAAGGGCATCAAGGTCGTCCTCTCGGTGCTCGGCAACCATCAGGGCGCGGGCTTCGCCAACTTCCCCTCCCAGCAGGCGGCTTCGGCGTTCGCGAAAACGTTGTCGGACACCGTGGCCAAGTACGGGCTCGACGGCATCGACTTCGACGACGAGTACGCGGAGTACGGCAACAACGGCACCGGCCAGCCCAACGACAGCTCGTTCGTGCACCTGGTGACGGCGCTGCGCGCGAACATGCCGAACAAGATCATCAGCCTCTACAACATCGGCCCGGCCGCGTCACGCCTCTCCTACGGCGGCGTCGACATCTCGTCCAAGTTCGACTACGCCTGGAACCCGTACTACGGCACCTGGCAGGTCCCCCGCGTGGCACTGCCCAAGTCGAAGCTGTCGCCGGCGGCCGTCGAGATCGGCCGGACCTCACAGAGCACGGCCGCCGGCCTCGCCCGCCGCACCGTCAGCGAGGGGTACGGCGTCTATCTGACGTACAACCTCGACGGCGCCAATCGCAGCGCCGATGTCTCCGCGTTCACCAGGGAACTGTACGGCAGCGACGCCGTCTACACGCCGTAA
- a CDS encoding EF-hand domain-containing protein, with product MADIMETAARKVFERYDLDGDGLVTADEYRKVVAELEGSEITESQAQELIDSLDTNGDRQMSFEEFWAAMNA from the coding sequence ATGGCGGACATCATGGAGACGGCGGCGCGGAAGGTCTTCGAGCGCTACGACCTGGACGGGGACGGCCTGGTCACCGCGGACGAATACCGGAAGGTCGTGGCGGAGCTGGAGGGCTCGGAGATCACCGAGTCGCAGGCCCAGGAGCTCATCGACTCGCTCGACACCAACGGCGATCGCCAGATGTCCTTCGAGGAGTTCTGGGCGGCCATGAATGCCTGA
- a CDS encoding tetratricopeptide repeat protein, protein MATPIVTALAVYEAGKKAYEAYQGIVAFVSHGSHSPTPEEEILARLEVLHQDFVALQGRFDEVMEAVKQAVRVEQQAYVLNLRRDLEGLCGRARTATDELNSWAVGGRKDPLLRSNADNNSRLAANTLLEGDSYFYRPDPNSPDSVFDHRLAYIAYVYVLTVRFGVIAGLNPQYREDRLAREELSRHAARLDWVFQNADRAIEPDIGGGPDNRGSYFLAHQCVDHISGYDTGHTEVGWRPGGQAEYDDARARYSDQLRADMRVRTGLAKLMGFHDTVAYWAKDPRTPGWSPWTPVEVPDSVVSLAAASDRPGHTVLVWRDKDKAQLRTTSYDATAAAPAWKPSVAISAENTVREEPTPRAVASGPGLITVVTCGKDGGVYATHTDPTRPTGWLDAPVRVSGDTTDVWYAEAAATPGFVVVVWRDNGTGTLMAAFQDARGAWGPPQPATPAGATSLGSNLTVTCPSPGAVLAVWTMNDRTLHCVTYDSHAAHPVWSAPAQIAEFPGNDFASSIHAMGTGDGKADVVWQGVFGSMWNIHYDGGWSAPAEITPQRLTHWGVPYTIVPAVTGDRRANWFWQGRDNRVQTIYRDPQQPQWSAPLRLGQPWWSYSEVAAVSVAEGSVSLYRVDFGSEIGEVPELLTCFYDPATPTAPARIADARALVARAQTLWNLPGPARDEANARAADAIAVAREVVALDPGYRAMLAQWLVFPAGTYLMGSGRYDEAIDRMREALGLYDELIHEQPGSDELLWRKAWALVNVAQALWGKPDHAQGAQRAVEATELLRQLATTKPTYRTGLAQWLVFPAGTYLMGSGRHDEAIERMREALGLYDELIHEQPGSDELLWWKAWALVNVAQALWGKPDHAQGAQRAVEATDLLRQLATENPGRYRGGLGDWLMFPTIPYLRQSGRRDQALARAREAVDIFTALNATDPAAYGPKLAAAKKLVDEC, encoded by the coding sequence ATGGCCACGCCCATCGTCACCGCACTGGCGGTCTATGAAGCGGGCAAGAAGGCGTACGAGGCATACCAGGGCATCGTCGCCTTCGTCAGCCACGGCAGCCACAGCCCCACTCCCGAAGAGGAGATCCTGGCCAGGCTGGAGGTGCTGCACCAGGATTTCGTCGCGCTGCAAGGGCGGTTCGATGAGGTGATGGAGGCCGTGAAACAGGCGGTCAGGGTCGAGCAGCAGGCGTATGTCCTGAATCTGCGGCGCGATCTGGAGGGATTGTGCGGGCGAGCCCGCACGGCCACGGACGAGCTCAACTCCTGGGCCGTGGGCGGGCGCAAGGACCCGCTGCTGCGGTCCAACGCGGACAACAACTCCCGGCTGGCGGCGAATACGCTGCTGGAGGGCGACTCCTACTTCTACCGCCCGGATCCGAACTCGCCGGACAGCGTATTCGATCACCGGCTGGCGTATATCGCCTACGTCTATGTACTCACCGTCCGGTTCGGCGTGATCGCCGGGCTCAATCCGCAGTACCGCGAGGACCGGCTGGCCCGCGAGGAACTGAGCCGGCACGCGGCGCGGCTGGACTGGGTGTTCCAGAACGCCGACCGGGCCATCGAACCGGATATCGGTGGCGGTCCTGACAACCGTGGAAGCTACTTCCTGGCCCACCAGTGCGTGGACCACATCAGCGGCTACGACACGGGGCACACCGAGGTCGGGTGGCGTCCGGGAGGCCAGGCCGAGTACGACGACGCCCGGGCCCGCTACTCCGATCAGCTGCGCGCCGATATGCGGGTCAGGACGGGGCTCGCCAAACTCATGGGCTTCCACGACACCGTGGCTTACTGGGCCAAGGACCCGCGCACACCAGGATGGTCCCCCTGGACCCCGGTGGAGGTGCCGGACAGCGTGGTGTCCTTGGCCGCGGCGTCGGACCGGCCGGGGCACACCGTGCTGGTGTGGCGGGACAAGGACAAGGCGCAGCTCCGCACCACCTCCTACGACGCCACCGCGGCCGCGCCGGCCTGGAAACCGTCGGTGGCCATCAGTGCGGAGAACACGGTGCGGGAGGAACCCACGCCGCGCGCCGTGGCCTCGGGGCCGGGACTCATCACCGTGGTGACGTGCGGCAAGGACGGCGGCGTCTACGCCACCCACACCGATCCCACCCGGCCGACCGGATGGCTGGACGCTCCGGTCAGGGTGAGCGGCGACACCACCGATGTCTGGTACGCCGAGGCCGCCGCGACACCGGGCTTCGTCGTCGTGGTGTGGCGGGACAACGGCACCGGCACGCTGATGGCCGCGTTCCAGGACGCCAGGGGAGCGTGGGGGCCACCACAGCCGGCGACCCCGGCGGGTGCCACCTCGCTGGGCTCGAACCTCACGGTGACCTGTCCGTCACCCGGGGCGGTGCTGGCGGTGTGGACCATGAACGACCGCACGCTGCACTGCGTCACCTACGATTCCCACGCGGCCCACCCCGTGTGGAGCGCACCCGCGCAGATCGCCGAATTCCCCGGGAACGACTTCGCGTCGTCCATCCACGCCATGGGCACCGGCGACGGAAAGGCCGATGTGGTCTGGCAGGGCGTGTTCGGGTCCATGTGGAACATCCACTACGACGGCGGCTGGAGCGCCCCGGCCGAGATCACCCCGCAGCGTCTCACCCATTGGGGCGTGCCCTATACGATCGTCCCGGCGGTGACCGGGGATCGGCGGGCCAACTGGTTCTGGCAGGGCCGGGACAACCGCGTTCAGACCATCTACCGGGATCCCCAGCAGCCGCAGTGGTCGGCGCCGCTGCGGCTCGGACAGCCCTGGTGGTCGTATTCCGAGGTCGCCGCGGTGTCGGTGGCGGAGGGAAGCGTATCGCTCTACCGGGTCGACTTCGGCAGCGAGATCGGCGAGGTGCCCGAGCTCCTGACGTGTTTCTACGACCCGGCCACGCCGACCGCGCCGGCCCGGATCGCGGATGCGCGAGCCCTGGTGGCGAGGGCCCAAACCCTGTGGAACTTGCCGGGCCCGGCGCGCGACGAGGCCAACGCCCGGGCGGCCGACGCGATCGCGGTCGCCCGCGAGGTCGTGGCCCTGGACCCCGGCTACCGTGCGATGCTCGCCCAATGGCTGGTGTTCCCGGCGGGTACGTATCTGATGGGCAGTGGCCGCTACGACGAGGCCATTGACCGTATGCGGGAGGCGCTCGGCCTCTATGACGAGCTGATTCATGAACAGCCCGGGTCGGATGAGCTTCTTTGGCGCAAGGCGTGGGCGCTGGTCAATGTGGCGCAGGCCCTGTGGGGCAAGCCCGATCACGCCCAGGGTGCACAGCGCGCCGTGGAGGCCACCGAGCTGCTCCGCCAACTCGCCACCACGAAACCCACCTACCGGACCGGGCTCGCACAGTGGCTGGTGTTTCCGGCGGGTACGTATCTGATGGGCAGTGGCCGCCACGATGAGGCCATCGAGCGCATGCGGGAGGCGCTCGGCCTCTACGACGAGCTGATTCACGAGCAGCCCGGGTCGGATGAGCTTCTCTGGTGGAAGGCGTGGGCGCTGGTCAATGTGGCGCAGGCCCTGTGGGGCAAGCCCGATCACGCCCAGGGTGCACAGCGCGCCGTGGAGGCCACCGACCTGCTCCGCCAACTCGCCACCGAGAACCCCGGGAGGTATCGCGGCGGACTGGGCGACTGGCTGATGTTTCCGACGATCCCCTACCTGCGGCAGTCCGGCCGAAGGGACCAGGCGCTCGCGCGGGCGAGGGAGGCCGTGGACATCTTCACCGCGCTCAACGCCACGGATCCCGCGGCCTATGGGCCGAAGCTGGCGGCGGCGAAGAAGCTCGTCGACGAGTGCTGA
- a CDS encoding response regulator, which translates to MSLRILLADDHAMFRSGLKAVLSTQDDLCCVAEVADGQAAVEETIRLTPDVAILDIRMPRLDGLRAAERILGRPGNTTKVIVLTTYDDDSYVYSALHMGVSGFLLKSVPPEETIAAIRIADRGDAIIDPSVTRRLISRFAGSIAPPASSTELERLTAREHEVLILVAQAHSNTEIARALGIGDETVKTHVSRILAKLGLRDRTQAVIYAAAHQLVAPLPPLPLSTRRRASSPPPASAHRPRDPWR; encoded by the coding sequence ATGAGTCTGCGTATTCTCCTGGCCGACGATCACGCCATGTTCCGCTCGGGACTGAAGGCGGTCCTGAGCACCCAGGACGACCTGTGCTGTGTCGCGGAAGTGGCCGACGGCCAGGCAGCCGTCGAAGAGACCATCAGGCTGACGCCCGACGTCGCCATCCTGGACATCCGCATGCCGCGACTGGACGGACTGCGCGCGGCGGAACGCATCCTCGGCAGGCCGGGCAACACCACGAAAGTCATCGTGCTCACCACCTATGACGACGACAGCTACGTCTACAGCGCCCTCCACATGGGAGTCAGCGGATTCCTCCTGAAGAGCGTCCCTCCCGAGGAGACGATCGCGGCCATCCGCATCGCCGACAGAGGCGATGCCATCATCGATCCCTCGGTCACGCGCCGTCTCATCTCCCGCTTCGCCGGCAGCATCGCGCCGCCCGCGTCCTCCACCGAGCTCGAGCGATTGACGGCCCGGGAGCACGAGGTCCTGATACTCGTGGCCCAGGCGCACAGCAACACGGAAATCGCACGAGCCCTGGGCATCGGTGACGAGACGGTCAAGACACACGTCTCCCGGATCCTGGCGAAGCTGGGTCTGCGCGATCGCACTCAAGCCGTCATTTACGCGGCCGCCCACCAACTCGTGGCACCGCTTCCTCCTCTACCGCTCAGCACTCGTCGACGAGCTTCTTCGCCGCCGCCAGCTTCGGCCCATAGGCCGCGGGATCCGTGGCGTTGA
- a CDS encoding sensor histidine kinase, which yields MSAQTWDPSGSLTRQSLMVAGFCLLADTLSFSYEGSQVYPPVSYWCLLVGIALVDAALASSARLSGVVALAQAALAVAGALVLPDGSPLPDANDAGMLIAAYRAGAWLNGRPAVLALLYLAAGSIGARTLGGTTDLTEWRSILLGAVKEALLAWLVGRYTTARGAHIAELEQRAVREREMARQDLANAIAEDRSAIARDLHDVIAHHVSAIGVHAGAARLGLAAKEASPVSTALAAVETSSRAALLDLRRLLDFLHDSPAEGARQPGLRDLDQLIQAVSAAGLETNVSVQGARQELEGSLDIAVYRVVQEMLTNALRHGDGHVDITLCYGTSRITVTAVNPIAASERLVEDSPHRGLEGISSRVGMFNGFVSYGPVPGEADWKISATFSMDGT from the coding sequence TTGTCCGCTCAGACGTGGGACCCGAGTGGGTCCCTGACCCGGCAATCCCTCATGGTGGCGGGCTTCTGCCTGCTCGCGGATACGCTCAGCTTCTCCTACGAGGGTTCGCAGGTGTATCCCCCCGTGTCCTACTGGTGTCTGCTGGTGGGGATCGCCCTGGTGGACGCGGCACTCGCGAGTTCGGCCCGGCTTTCGGGAGTCGTCGCCCTCGCCCAGGCGGCACTGGCCGTGGCCGGTGCGCTGGTACTGCCCGACGGCAGTCCACTGCCGGACGCGAACGACGCCGGAATGCTCATCGCGGCCTATCGGGCCGGAGCCTGGCTGAACGGCCGACCGGCCGTTCTGGCTCTCCTCTACCTGGCCGCGGGATCCATCGGGGCCAGGACACTCGGCGGCACGACCGATCTCACCGAATGGCGCTCCATTCTGCTGGGCGCGGTGAAAGAGGCCCTCCTCGCCTGGCTGGTCGGCCGCTACACCACCGCCCGGGGCGCTCACATCGCCGAACTGGAACAACGGGCCGTCCGGGAGCGGGAGATGGCCCGGCAAGACCTCGCGAATGCCATCGCCGAGGACCGCAGTGCCATCGCCCGGGACCTCCATGACGTCATCGCCCATCATGTGAGCGCCATCGGTGTGCATGCCGGAGCCGCCCGGCTGGGACTCGCGGCCAAGGAGGCGTCACCGGTGTCGACGGCGCTCGCGGCGGTGGAGACCTCCAGCCGAGCGGCCCTCCTCGACCTGCGCCGGCTGCTGGACTTCCTGCACGACAGCCCCGCCGAAGGCGCACGGCAACCGGGGCTGCGCGACCTCGACCAGCTCATCCAGGCCGTGTCCGCCGCCGGTCTGGAGACGAACGTCAGCGTCCAGGGCGCCCGACAGGAACTGGAGGGGTCCTTGGACATCGCCGTCTACCGTGTGGTGCAGGAGATGCTGACCAACGCCCTGCGCCACGGCGACGGCCACGTGGACATCACCCTGTGCTACGGCACTTCGCGCATCACGGTCACCGCGGTCAACCCGATCGCCGCCTCCGAGCGGCTCGTGGAGGATTCTCCACACCGGGGCCTCGAGGGCATCAGCAGCCGAGTCGGGATGTTCAACGGCTTCGTCTCGTACGGACCCGTACCCGGCGAGGCCGACTGGAAGATATCCGCCACCTTCTCCATGGACGGCACATGA
- a CDS encoding threonine ammonia-lyase, with protein sequence MQETRLDTTRIRAARRVIDPIFLDTPLYRCEALEPRLGCAVSIKLETANPVRSFKARGTEVIASLLADHGPRAVVCASAGNLGQALAWSGRGRGLDVTVVASRFATVAKLDRIRALGARLELVDGDHEPARERAAAIARYDGIRLVEDSLDIETCEGAATIGLELVDPVPAFDTVLIALGGGALATGVGHVMKALAPEVEVICVQPLGAPAMTRSWHQRRVVTTDSTNTIADGVAGRRPIPAVLDDLLLVADDAVLVQESSITAGMRILLHDAGLVVEPSAALGIAAILEDRARFAGRHVVTIVCGSNVDADAYHRWVGAAP encoded by the coding sequence GTGCAGGAGACGCGTCTCGACACCACTCGGATCCGGGCAGCTCGCCGGGTAATCGACCCGATTTTCCTCGACACTCCGCTCTACCGCTGCGAGGCACTGGAGCCCCGCCTCGGGTGCGCGGTGAGCATCAAGCTCGAAACGGCCAACCCGGTACGCAGCTTCAAGGCCCGCGGCACCGAGGTCATCGCGAGCCTGCTCGCCGATCATGGCCCGCGGGCCGTGGTGTGCGCCAGTGCGGGCAATCTCGGCCAAGCCCTCGCCTGGTCCGGTCGCGGCCGGGGGCTCGACGTCACCGTCGTGGCGTCCCGCTTCGCGACGGTGGCCAAGCTTGATCGCATCCGCGCACTGGGCGCCAGGCTGGAACTGGTGGACGGCGACCACGAGCCGGCTCGTGAGCGGGCGGCGGCCATCGCCCGGTATGACGGCATCCGGCTTGTCGAAGACAGCCTGGACATCGAGACCTGCGAGGGCGCGGCGACCATCGGCCTGGAACTGGTGGACCCCGTACCGGCCTTCGACACCGTCCTGATCGCTCTCGGCGGCGGGGCACTGGCCACCGGCGTGGGCCATGTGATGAAGGCCTTGGCGCCCGAGGTCGAGGTGATCTGCGTCCAGCCGCTGGGCGCACCGGCGATGACACGCTCATGGCACCAACGGCGCGTCGTCACCACCGATTCGACCAACACCATCGCCGACGGCGTCGCCGGCCGGCGTCCCATCCCGGCCGTCCTGGACGACCTCCTCCTGGTCGCCGACGACGCCGTCCTGGTCCAGGAATCGTCGATCACCGCCGGTATGCGGATACTCCTCCACGACGCCGGCCTCGTCGTCGAACCATCGGCCGCGCTCGGCATCGCGGCGATCCTCGAAGACCGTGCCCGTTTCGCCGGCCGGCACGTGGTCACCATCGTGTGCGGCAGCAATGTCGACGCGGACGCCTATCACCGCTGGGTCGGTGCCGCTCCCTGA
- a CDS encoding acyl-CoA dehydrogenase family protein — protein MSTLDILSEDERFIVSTVHDFVDREVKPVVQELEHANTYPEALIEQMKQLGIFGLAVPEEYGGTPVSTPCYVLITEELARGWMSLAGAMGGHTVVAKLLLRFGTEEQKRRYLPRMATGEIRSTMALTEPGGGSDLQAMRTVARRDADGYLVNGAKTWITNSRRSQLIALLCKTDQDARPAHTGISILLVEHGPGLTVSRDLPKLGYKGVESCELSFEDYRAPADALLGGVAGKGFAHMMKGLETGRLQVAARALGVGRAALEDALAYAQERESFGKPIWQHQSIGNYLADMATSLTAARQLTLYAAREADAGRRVDMEAGMAKLFASETAMQIALNAVRIHGGYGYSTEFDVERYFRDAPLMIVGEGTNEIQRDVIASQLVRRGGLDA, from the coding sequence ATGAGCACACTCGACATCCTGTCCGAGGACGAGCGGTTCATCGTCAGCACCGTGCACGACTTCGTCGACAGGGAAGTGAAGCCCGTCGTCCAGGAGCTGGAGCACGCCAACACCTACCCCGAAGCCCTTATCGAGCAGATGAAACAGCTCGGAATCTTCGGACTCGCCGTCCCGGAGGAGTACGGCGGTACCCCGGTCTCCACCCCCTGTTATGTGCTGATCACCGAAGAGCTGGCCCGTGGCTGGATGAGCCTGGCGGGCGCGATGGGAGGGCACACGGTCGTCGCCAAGCTGCTGCTGCGCTTCGGCACGGAGGAGCAGAAGCGGCGTTATCTGCCGAGGATGGCCACCGGAGAGATCCGGTCGACGATGGCGCTGACCGAGCCGGGCGGCGGCTCCGACCTCCAGGCGATGCGCACCGTCGCCCGGAGGGACGCGGACGGCTATCTGGTGAACGGCGCGAAGACGTGGATCACCAACTCCCGCCGCTCGCAGCTCATCGCCCTGCTGTGCAAGACCGACCAGGACGCGCGCCCCGCGCACACCGGCATCTCCATCCTGCTCGTCGAGCACGGCCCCGGGCTGACCGTCTCGCGTGACCTGCCCAAGCTCGGCTACAAGGGCGTGGAGAGCTGCGAGCTGTCCTTCGAGGACTACCGCGCGCCCGCCGACGCACTGCTCGGAGGCGTGGCGGGCAAGGGCTTCGCGCACATGATGAAGGGCCTGGAGACCGGCCGCCTCCAGGTTGCCGCCCGCGCCCTCGGCGTGGGCCGGGCGGCGCTCGAGGACGCGCTCGCCTACGCACAGGAGCGCGAGTCGTTCGGCAAGCCGATCTGGCAGCACCAGTCCATCGGCAACTACCTCGCCGACATGGCGACCTCACTGACCGCGGCGCGCCAGCTGACCCTCTACGCGGCCCGGGAGGCGGACGCCGGACGCCGGGTGGACATGGAGGCCGGCATGGCGAAACTCTTCGCCTCCGAGACCGCGATGCAGATCGCCCTGAACGCCGTTCGCATCCACGGCGGTTACGGCTACTCGACCGAGTTCGACGTCGAGCGCTACTTCCGTGACGCCCCGCTGATGATCGTCGGCGAGGGCACCAACGAGATCCAGCGCGATGTCATCGCGAGCCAGCTGGTCAGGCGCGGAGGTCTGGACGCATGA
- a CDS encoding AraC family transcriptional regulator: MRNASLDAVDHVNRVVLPIGTDYPPGHVLDWHEHRRAQFLYGATGVMVVDTGAGTWTVPPERAVLIPAATQHRVRMLGVSTRSLYIEPDAVPWWPATCTVVDVPPLLRELLVSAVEFEADYSLSGREGCIAALLLHEIAERTPLPFHVAMPPSTDLAELCREYLAAPDLGITNAVWADRTARSERAFTRRFRAETGDSPAAWRARARLLAAVPLLRTASVTEAAGRLGYASPAAFTTAFTRAFGLPPSRFTAGGQGSTAGGQGSTAGSQGSCPSRAGRA; encoded by the coding sequence GTGAGAAACGCCTCCCTGGACGCCGTCGACCACGTCAATCGGGTCGTCCTGCCGATCGGCACCGACTACCCGCCGGGACACGTACTGGACTGGCACGAGCATCGCCGGGCACAGTTCCTCTACGGCGCCACCGGGGTCATGGTCGTCGACACCGGCGCCGGGACGTGGACCGTCCCGCCCGAGCGTGCCGTCCTGATTCCGGCCGCCACTCAGCATCGGGTCCGGATGCTGGGGGTGAGCACCCGGAGCCTGTACATCGAGCCGGACGCCGTTCCCTGGTGGCCCGCCACCTGCACGGTCGTGGACGTACCACCGCTGCTGCGCGAACTCCTCGTGAGCGCCGTCGAGTTCGAGGCCGACTACAGCCTGTCGGGGCGGGAGGGGTGCATCGCGGCGCTTCTGCTGCACGAGATCGCCGAGCGCACCCCGCTCCCCTTCCACGTCGCGATGCCGCCCTCCACCGACCTGGCGGAACTGTGCCGGGAGTATCTGGCCGCGCCGGACCTCGGCATCACCAACGCGGTCTGGGCCGACCGGACGGCCCGGAGTGAACGGGCCTTCACCCGGCGCTTCCGCGCGGAGACCGGGGACAGCCCCGCCGCCTGGCGGGCCCGCGCCCGCCTGCTCGCGGCCGTCCCGCTGCTGCGCACCGCTTCCGTCACCGAGGCCGCCGGCCGCCTCGGCTACGCCTCCCCCGCCGCCTTCACCACCGCCTTCACCCGCGCCTTCGGCCTGCCGCCGTCCCGCTTCACCGCCGGAGGCCAAGGCAGTACCGCCGGTGGCCAAGGCAGTACCGCCGGAAGCCAAGGCAGTTGCCCCAGCCGCGCCGGACGCGCCTGA